In Nocardioides faecalis, the following proteins share a genomic window:
- the groES gene encoding co-chaperone GroES, translating into MSVNIKPLEDRIVVKPLEAEQTTASGLVIPDTAKEKPQEGEVLAVGPGRIDDNGNRVPVDVSVGDKVIYSKYGGTEVKYGGEEFLILSARDVLAVLA; encoded by the coding sequence GTGTCGGTCAACATCAAGCCGCTCGAGGACCGCATCGTCGTCAAGCCCCTCGAGGCCGAGCAGACCACCGCCTCCGGTCTGGTCATCCCTGACACGGCCAAGGAGAAGCCGCAGGAGGGCGAGGTCCTCGCTGTCGGCCCCGGCCGCATCGACGACAACGGCAACCGTGTCCCGGTCGACGTGAGCGTCGGCGACAAGGTCATCTACAGCAAGTACGGCGGCACCGAGGTCAAGTACGGCGGCGAGGAGTTCCTGATCCTCTCGGCCCGCGACGTCCTCGCCGTCCTGGCCTGA